In one window of Maribacter sp. BPC-D8 DNA:
- a CDS encoding DUF2911 domain-containing protein, with product MKLLKKIIIGIVVLVALGYFVVIPYIHSEAKKFSPAKTTLLDLEGSELEVDYSSPSKKGRVVFGELVPYGKIWRTGANEPTTFTTTQPIHIIDKTLPAGKYSLWTIPNKDSWKVIFNSKIPDWGVTSVDGNQTTHEDKFDYLTVEVPVKKLVEPVEDLSINFEHIDENQTSQDFLSLEWDATKIMVPIYK from the coding sequence ATGAAACTATTAAAAAAAATCATCATAGGTATTGTAGTATTGGTAGCTCTGGGCTATTTCGTAGTCATACCTTACATACATAGCGAAGCCAAAAAATTCAGTCCCGCTAAAACAACACTCTTAGATTTAGAAGGTAGTGAACTAGAGGTAGATTATTCTAGTCCGTCAAAAAAAGGGCGGGTTGTTTTCGGAGAATTAGTGCCGTATGGCAAAATTTGGCGTACAGGAGCAAATGAGCCAACAACCTTTACAACAACCCAACCTATTCATATTATCGATAAGACATTACCTGCCGGCAAGTATTCTTTATGGACTATACCTAATAAAGATAGTTGGAAGGTTATTTTTAATTCAAAAATACCCGATTGGGGTGTTACCAGTGTTGATGGCAACCAAACTACCCATGAAGATAAATTTGATTATCTCACAGTAGAAGTGCCGGTGAAAAAATTAGTGGAGCCCGTAGAAGATTTATCTATAAATTTTGAACATATAGATGAGAATCAAACATCTCAAGATTTT